One genomic window of Vicia villosa cultivar HV-30 ecotype Madison, WI unplaced genomic scaffold, Vvil1.0 ctg.000456F_1_1, whole genome shotgun sequence includes the following:
- the LOC131628489 gene encoding uncharacterized protein LOC131628489 gives MSYPPQQSRFQGPPRKFDPLPISKSEILKYLLNEQLVELRPMAPPPPGKAAPNFRANERCEFHDNSPEHTLEKCWAFRHKVQDLIESGAIAFDKPNVKTNPMPRHDGTVNAIEVVTEQEFVQQRNSPIDALKRYLLAKGFILEHNDAFKTTLQRLVDQGVVRFKEYPEEEYVAMLERNEPLIIPRQGARKTLIIPCAKSPLLIPAQVHTRIIPVRNPYLIDKMKAVPWEYESNTNTDVTNIVGPGGMTRSGRIFNTAKPNENLAQASDQTTVVPTEKSTSKDKEATNKDAEEFLALIKKSDYKVVDQLHQTPSRISLISLLIHSEKHRDTLMKILSAAHVTKDITVNQFDGMVANLTAGACLSFSEHELPSQGKEHNKALHISMQCGKAHMSRVLIDTGSSLNVMPKATLDKIDLEGLIIRPSRLVVKAFDGSQSPVFEEVDLPVVIGPHTFCINFQVMEIEPAYTCLLGRPWIHAAGAVTSTLHQKMKFIDGNSIVTVNGEEDIFVSNLDSYRYIEAGEKALETSFQALEIATAVTLPIEKMRRAVTSWRDLQDTRMEGWGKVPEVQEKRDRLGLGCQPTKKAAKEEQRFPPIAQTFVTAGYEHVSMISSMEDKEPKNIKIGATLNENVKTTLVKLLNDYVEIFAWSYRDMPGLDIDIVVHRLPLKEGCTPVRQKRRRVRPDMDNKIREERSE, from the exons ATGTCCTACCCACCTCAACAAAGCAGATTCCAAGGTCCTCCGAGGAAATTTGATCCTCTACCCATTTCCAAAAGTGAAATACTAAAGTACTTGCTGAACGAGCAACTGGTAGAACTCAGGCCTATGGCACCTCCACCTCCCGGAAAAGCTGCCCCTAATTTCAGggctaatgaaaggtgtgaatttcacgacaACTCTCCCGAACATACATTGGAAAAGTGCTGGGCATTTAggcacaaggttcaagacctgatagAATCAGGGGCTATTGCTTTTGACAAACCTAACGTAAAGACAAACCCTATGCCTCGCCATGATGGCACAGTCAATGCGATAGAGGTGGTCACTGAGCAAGAGTttgttcaacaacggaactcccccatagatgccctcAAGAGGTATCTACTTGCAAAGGGGTTTATCCTCGAACATAACGATGCCTTTAAGACAACCCTGCAAAGACTGGTCGATCAAGGGGTAGTTCGGTTTAAGGAATAtcctgaagaggaatatgtggccaTGCTGGAGAGGAATGAACCATTGATAATACCTAGGCAAGGGGCAAGGAAGACATTAATCATCCCCTGCGCCAAGTCACCATTGCTGATACCTGCACAGGTGCACACTAGGATCATCCCGGTCAGAAACCCATACCTTATAGACAAAATGAAAGCAGTCCCTTGGGAATATGAGTCTAATACTAATACCGACGTGACAAACATCGTTGGGCCTGGGGGCATGACTCGTAGTGGCCGCATATTCAATACTGCAAAACCAAACGAGAACCTGGCACAAGCAAGTGATCAAACTACTGTGGTCCCTACTGAAAAGAGCACATCCAAAGACAAAGAGGCCACTAACAAAGATGCTGAAGAGTTCTTGGCATTGatcaagaaaagtgattataagGTGGTGGACCAGTTACACCAAACTCCGTCCAGGATATCACTCATCTCGCTGCTGATACATTCAGAAAAACACCGAGACACCTTGATGAAGATCTTGAGCGCTGCCCATGTGACTAAAGACATCACTGTAAATCAAtttgatggaatggtggctaatcttaCTGCTGGGGCATGCTTAAGTTTCAGTGAACACGAGTTGCCCTCACAAGGGAAGGAGCATAACAAAGCcctgcatatctccatgcaatgtggAAAAGCTCATATGTCTAGAGTACTGATCGACACAGGGTCTtcattaaatgtgatgccaaaggccACCTTAGACAAGATAGATTTGGAAGGACTGATAATAAGACCAAGCCGTCTGGTGGTCAAGGCCTTCGATGGATCGCAAAGCCCGGTGTTCGAGGAGGTGGACCTTCCTGTGGTAATAGGCCCCCATacattctgcatcaatttccaagtaatgGAGATTGAACCTGCGTATACCTGCTTATTGggacgtccttggatccatgctgctggggcagtTACCTCCACTCTGCATCAAAAGATGAAATTTATAGATGGGAACTCTATAGTAACCGTCAATGGGGAGGAGgacatatttgtcagcaatctagaCTCATACCGATACATTGAGGCTGGAGAAAAAGCATTAGAAACTTCATTCCAAGCGCTAGAGATTGCCACTGCTGTCACGCTACCAATTGAGAAAATGCGAAGGGCGGTGACATCCTGGAGAGACCTGCAAGACACAAGGATGGAAGGCTGGGGCAAGGTTCCAGAAGTGCAAGAGAAAAGAGATCGTCTGGGGTTAGGATGCCAGCCAACAAAGAAGGCTGCAAAGGAAGAACAACGATTCCCTCCGATTGCACAAACTTTTGTCACAGCTGGATATGAGCATGTATCCATGATATCCAGCATGGAGG ACAAGGAACCCAAGaacatcaagattggggcaacactgaacgagaATGTGAAAACGACACTGGTCAAACTCCTCAATGACTATGTGGAAATattcgcttggtcataccgtgacatgcctggGCTGGATATAGACATCGTCGTGCATAGGCTACCACTCAAAGAGGGTTGTACACCGGTCAGACAAAAACGCAGAAGAGTTCGACCCGACATGGATAATAAAATCCGAGAAGAG agatctgaataa